One Nicotiana sylvestris chromosome 12, ASM39365v2, whole genome shotgun sequence genomic window carries:
- the LOC138884265 gene encoding secreted RxLR effector protein 161-like — protein MTQPDISYTMQNLSQFMYGPKRSHMKRALRVVKYLKNARGLGILLSSKPSSQLIVYCDANCATCPMTRRSVSGFVVKLGDSLISWKSNKQSTMSRSSAEAEYRSMANAIAEMVWLIGMCEELKVKQNLLVKLYCDSKASLQIAANPIYHERTST, from the coding sequence ATGACTCAACCAGATATAAGTTACACAATGCAAAACCTGAGTCAATTTATGTATGGACCAAAGAGATCACATATGAAAAGGGCTCTAAGggtggtgaagtatttgaagaaTGCACGTGGTTTGGGCATCTTGTTATCTTCTAAGCCTTCCTCACAACTTATAGTTTACTGTGATGCAAACTGTGCCACTTGTCCCATGACAAGAAGGTCAGTTAGTGGCTTCGTAGTCAAGCTGGGAGACTCCTTGATTTCTTGGAAATCAAATAAGCAAAGTACAATGTCAAGAAGTTCAGCAGAGGCTGAATATAGAAGTATGGCCAACGCAATTGCAGAAATGGTTTGGCTCATTGGAATGTGTGAGGAACTGAAGGTGAAGCAGAATTTGCTTGTTAAACTATATTGTGATAGCAAGGCATCACTTCAAATTGCTGCGAATCCTATATATCATGAACGAACAAGCACATAG
- the LOC104215919 gene encoding ethylene-responsive transcription factor ERF027-like, with amino-acid sequence MADLSNIVVENKQSPRTNTKHPVYRGIRCRSGKWVSEIREPRKTTRIWLGTFPTPEMAAAAYDVAALALKGSSNVVLNFPCHVNFYPQLPPSPSPADIQSAAAIAAALMKKEAGDGIVVAQQGNDDKLSGNSGGATCNEGDSVGATCNEGDSIEYPSPESYNVQIGEKYVDEDDVFYMPNLLVDMAEAMMMSPPRINSSTWEEYSRGDPSYIENLWSY; translated from the exons ATGGCTGACCTATCAAACATTGTAGTTGAAAACAAACAGTCACCAAGAACAAATACCAAACATCCTGTGTATAGAGGAATACGGTGTAGAAGTGGGAAATGGGTGTCTGAAATTAGAGAGCCACGTAAAACTACAAGAATATGGTTAGGAACATTTCCTACACCAGAAATGGCTGCTGCTGCCTATGATGTTGCTGCATTAGCTTTAAAAGGAAGTAGTAATGTTGTACTAAACTTCCCTTGTCATGTCAATTTCTATCCACAGCTCCCTCCCTCACCATCTCCGGCCGATATACAAAGCGCGGCAGCCATTGCAGCCGCGCTGATGAAGAAAGAAGCCGGAGATGGCATAGTGGTGGCTCAACAAGGTAATGATGATAAGTTATCAGGAAACAGTGGCGGAGCTACATGTAATGAAGGGGATTCAGTCGGAGCTACATGTAATGAAGGGGATTCAATTGAATATCCTTCACCAGAAAGTTATAACGTACAAATAg GAGAGAAATATGTAGATGAGGATGATGTATTTTATATGCCTAATTTGCTTGTTGATATGGCGGAGGCAATGATGATGAGCCCTCCAAGAATAAACTCCTCAACATGGGAAGAATATTCAAGAGGAGATCCCTCATATATTGAAAACCTTTGGAGCTAttga